The window CCCCGAACAGGATGTAAGTGCCGGCCCAGGCGGAATGCTTGTAGTTGAAGCCGGTTGAACCGAAGCCTTCGGCGAAGTACAGCGCGCCCGCCGTGGCCAGCAGCGCTGCGATTCGATAGCCGGACATGTAACTGGCGGCCAGCGCGGCCTGACGATTGTCTTCGGCGATTTCAAGGCGATAGGCGTCTACGGCAATGTCTTGCGTCGCGGAGGCGAAAGCAACGACTACCGCGATGGCGATCAGCCAGGACAAATGCTTTTGCGGGTCGCAGAAACCCATGCCGATCAGGCCGAGGATCACCAGTGCCTGGGAAAGCACCAGCCATGAGCGGCGTCGGCCGAGCTTGCCGAGTAACGGCAGGCGCCATTGGTCAAGCAACGGTGACCAGACCCATTTAAAGGCGTAGGCCAGACCGATCAGGCTCGCATAGCCGATGGTTTCGCGCGCCACACCGGCTTCACGCAACCAGACCGACAGTGTCGAGAACACCAGCATGTAGGGCAGGCCGGCAGCGAAACCCAGCAATAGCAGTACAAGCGTCGAGGGGCTGGCATAGGCAGCAAGCGCGGCGCGCCAGGTTTTACGGGGCATGGGCTGGAGTCTGCCTCAAGAAATACGGAAACAAAGCGCGCACTCTAACCGCTGTGCTCTACCGGGCGCCACCCATGGCGCTGAATATCAACACGATTATTCAGGATACTGATGCCCTCCATGCGCAATCGCGCGCGTTGTTCGTCCCCGGATGGGCTGCCCACTGGCAGGCTGATGCGCCCGCCGGCGCCGAGCACGCGGTGCCAGGGCAGTTTGCTGTCGCCGGGCAGTTGGCTCAAGGTCCGACCTACCCAACGGGCGGCACGCCCCAGACCGGCCAGCTCCGCCAATTGACCATAGCTCACCACCTTGCCTTCGGGCACTTGCGCCAAGGTCAGGTAGAGCGCCGTGCGTCGGATTTGTGCAGCGCTTTCTGGTTCAGCATTGGGTTCGATCACGTGCCGTTCCTAAAACAAATGTTCCTGAAAAAATTCACAGTACCGTCCGTAGAGTAAATCCTGGATCGCCAGTTGAGAAATGAACTCAATAGAAATAGTCGGGTCAGTCCTTGCTAGGGCCTTATTCGTGCGGATAATGCCGACTTTTTTTCGCGAACCTGAGCCTGTATTTGCTTATGTTGTCCAGAACCCTGCTGTGCCTCGCTGTCGTCAGTGCTTCCACTCCCTTGCTCGCGGATACCGTCTGGTTGAAGAACGGTGACAAGTTGAGCGGCAAAATCATTCTGTTCGATGGTGGCAAGCTGTTGGTCCAGACCGAGTACGCCGGCGCCGTGCCGATCGATTGGAGCAAGGTGAAAACCCTGGAGAGTGATCAGCACCTGTTGGTCAAGCAGGATGCCTACACCGGGGAAGTGGCCAAGTCGCTGCACGCGGCGGAGGACGGCAAGG of the Pseudomonas sp. MAG733B genome contains:
- a CDS encoding MGMT family protein; this encodes MIEPNAEPESAAQIRRTALYLTLAQVPEGKVVSYGQLAELAGLGRAARWVGRTLSQLPGDSKLPWHRVLGAGGRISLPVGSPSGDEQRARLRMEGISILNNRVDIQRHGWRPVEHSG